A stretch of Planococcus citri chromosome 5, ihPlaCitr1.1, whole genome shotgun sequence DNA encodes these proteins:
- the LOC135847706 gene encoding adhesive plaque matrix protein 2-like encodes MEAGLRWRYFILAIFILKMAIIGIECKVNYKDSNDICSKNPCYNGGRCSQTSAYPGYKCLCSGTGYSGNRCEKKCPIPGVPEQRKRMATPSECIVI; translated from the exons ATGGAAGCGGGTCTACGATGGAGGTATTTTATTTTGGcgattttcatcttgaaaatggCCATAATTG gaATAGAATGCAAAGTTAACTATAAAGATTCCAATGATATATGTTCGAAAAATCCTTGTTATAACGGTGGTAGATGTTCTCAAACTTCAGCATATCCGGGTTACAAATGTTTATGTTCTGGTACCGGATACTCTGGCAATAGATGCGAAAAAA AGTGTCCAATTCCCGGCGTACCTGAACAACGGAAAAGAATGGCTACACCTTCAGAATGTATTGTCATCTGA